In the Mycolicibacter sp. MU0102 genome, one interval contains:
- a CDS encoding ferredoxin--NADP reductase — protein MAVTHVFRRATVTRIVKETADAYTFVLAPHETPFSYRAGQYSTFQVRVDGEELYRSYSMSSAPESDTELMTTVKRVPGGKVSNWLLDNLAEGDELVMTRAAGTFCLQESTAPLLAFSGGSGITPILSLAKSALATTDRVLRLLCADRDASAAIFERALDELAARYPGRLSVQHHRDADDGLLDAAAVTAFVGADTGADCYVCGPAGFMDVVRTAWPGPGRLFIEDFDVATSTASAPSSAAPPTPRTDAEVTGTVTIHLGRQKESVPRIARETLLESARRAGLAPPFSCEAGNCGTCIAHITEGSATMINNTVLDDDEVADGYILTCQGLPEGGSITIHYE, from the coding sequence ATGGCGGTCACTCATGTATTCCGGCGAGCGACCGTGACGCGCATCGTCAAGGAGACGGCCGACGCCTACACCTTCGTGCTGGCGCCGCATGAAACGCCGTTTTCCTACCGGGCCGGTCAGTACTCGACGTTCCAGGTGCGGGTCGACGGCGAGGAGCTGTACCGCTCTTACTCGATGTCGAGCGCGCCAGAGTCCGACACCGAGCTGATGACCACGGTCAAACGTGTTCCCGGCGGCAAGGTGTCGAACTGGTTGCTGGACAACCTGGCCGAAGGCGACGAGTTGGTGATGACCCGCGCGGCCGGGACCTTCTGCCTGCAGGAGTCGACGGCTCCGCTACTGGCGTTCTCCGGCGGCAGCGGAATCACGCCCATCCTGTCGCTGGCCAAGAGCGCTTTGGCGACCACCGACCGCGTCCTGCGACTGCTCTGCGCCGATCGGGACGCGTCCGCGGCGATCTTCGAGCGCGCACTGGACGAACTTGCCGCCCGCTACCCCGGCCGACTGTCCGTGCAACACCACCGCGACGCCGACGACGGCCTACTCGACGCCGCGGCGGTCACCGCATTCGTCGGTGCCGACACCGGCGCGGACTGCTACGTGTGTGGACCAGCCGGATTCATGGATGTGGTGCGCACGGCCTGGCCCGGCCCGGGCCGGCTGTTCATCGAGGACTTCGATGTGGCGACCAGCACGGCATCGGCCCCGTCTTCGGCGGCGCCCCCAACGCCCCGCACCGACGCCGAGGTGACCGGGACGGTGACGATCCACCTTGGGCGCCAGAAGGAATCGGTGCCACGGATCGCCCGCGAGACCCTGCTAGAAAGCGCCCGGCGGGCCGGACTGGCTCCCCCATTCTCCTGCGAGGCGGGTAACTGCGGCACCTGCATCGCGCACATCACCGAGGGCAGCGCGACCATGATCAACAACACGGTGCTCGACGATGACGAGGTCGCCGACGGCTACATCCTGACCTGCCAGGGCCTGCCCGAGGGTGGCTCAATCACTATCCACTACGAGTAG
- a CDS encoding aldehyde dehydrogenase family protein produces the protein MREYTQFYIDGRWVDPAEPKTLDVDNPATEMVCGKIALGSAADVDLAVAAARRAFTSWSQSSRAERLDLLQAILAEYQRRSGDLADAVSEEMGAPPSLAAGVQVNLGAGHLVTAIDALKNFSFSEQRGDTLVEREPIGVCGLITPWNWPLNQIAVKVYPALSTGCTMVLKPSEVAPFSAYIFTEIMDAAGVPAGVYNMVNGDGPGVGSALSRHPDVDMVSFTGSTRAGVAVAENAAPTVKRVTQELGGKSANIVLDDDAFVDSVTAGVSTMMVNSGQSCNAPSRMLVPNSRMDEAIAIAHAVADQVKVGDPADPKAIGPVASAAQFAKVQGLIEQGIAEGATVAAGGAGRPDGLDTGYFVRPTVFARVTNQMTIAREEIFGPVLCILGYDDIDEAVEIANDTEYGLAGYVSGADIDAARGIARRIRAGWVAINHAFDLNAPFGGYKRSGNGREWSDAGFHEYLETKSTLGYGAAG, from the coding sequence ATGCGCGAGTACACCCAGTTCTATATCGATGGCCGGTGGGTGGACCCGGCCGAACCGAAGACGCTCGACGTCGACAACCCGGCCACCGAAATGGTCTGCGGGAAGATCGCACTCGGCTCGGCGGCAGACGTCGACCTCGCGGTCGCCGCGGCCCGCCGTGCCTTCACCAGCTGGTCGCAGAGCAGCCGCGCGGAGCGGCTGGATCTGCTGCAGGCGATCCTCGCCGAATATCAGCGGCGCAGCGGCGACCTGGCCGACGCGGTGAGTGAAGAGATGGGGGCGCCGCCCAGCCTGGCCGCCGGGGTCCAGGTCAATCTCGGGGCTGGTCACCTCGTCACGGCCATCGACGCGCTCAAGAACTTCTCGTTCAGCGAGCAGCGCGGCGACACCCTGGTGGAGCGCGAGCCGATCGGGGTATGCGGTCTCATCACGCCGTGGAACTGGCCGCTGAACCAGATCGCGGTGAAGGTCTACCCGGCGTTGTCGACCGGCTGCACCATGGTGCTCAAACCCTCTGAGGTCGCGCCGTTCTCGGCCTACATCTTCACCGAGATCATGGACGCCGCGGGCGTCCCGGCCGGCGTGTACAACATGGTCAACGGCGACGGGCCCGGAGTCGGCTCGGCGCTGTCGCGGCACCCGGACGTCGACATGGTGTCGTTTACTGGCTCCACCCGCGCCGGCGTAGCGGTGGCCGAGAACGCGGCCCCGACCGTGAAGCGGGTGACCCAGGAGCTGGGCGGTAAGAGCGCCAACATCGTGCTCGACGACGACGCGTTCGTCGACAGTGTCACCGCCGGGGTGTCGACCATGATGGTCAACTCCGGGCAGAGCTGTAACGCCCCGTCGCGGATGTTGGTGCCGAACTCACGCATGGACGAGGCCATCGCGATCGCCCATGCGGTCGCCGACCAGGTCAAGGTCGGCGACCCCGCCGATCCGAAAGCGATCGGTCCGGTGGCGTCAGCGGCGCAGTTCGCGAAGGTGCAGGGCCTGATCGAGCAGGGCATTGCCGAGGGTGCCACGGTCGCCGCCGGCGGCGCCGGCCGGCCGGATGGGCTCGACACCGGTTACTTCGTCCGGCCGACGGTCTTCGCGCGGGTGACGAACCAGATGACGATCGCGCGCGAAGAGATCTTCGGGCCGGTGCTGTGCATCCTCGGTTATGACGACATCGACGAGGCCGTCGAGATCGCCAACGACACCGAGTACGGTCTGGCCGGCTACGTCTCGGGTGCCGACATCGACGCCGCGCGGGGAATCGCCCGCCGGATCCGGGCCGGGTGGGTGGCGATCAACCACGCCTTCGACCTGAATGCACCGTTCGGCGGCTACAAGCGCAGCGGCAACGGCCGCGAATGGAGCGACGCCGGATTCCACGAATACCTGGAGACCAAGAGCACTTTGGGTTACGGGGCGGCAGGCTGA
- a CDS encoding SDR family NAD(P)-dependent oxidoreductase: MSAPPPLRFDGRVAVVTGAGRGLGRAYALLLAQRGAVVVVNDTGADLTGDGMHEDPAERVAAEIRDAGGAAVACTASVATPDGGEAIIGAALERYGRVDVLIHNAGNVRRAPLREMSSEEFDAVLDVHLRGAFHVVRAAFGAMCDAGYGRIVLTSSIGGIYGNADVANYAAAKAGVIGLSNVAALEGAAHGVRCNVVVPAAVTRMAQGIDTSAYPPMEPELVAPVVGWLAHESCSVTGEVLIALAGRVARAALVESPGVYQPSWTIEDVDARIEAIRDVTEPVIFPVAPDGHAAHIRYSFGVAQSEQTRPSADGIQ; encoded by the coding sequence TTGAGCGCACCACCTCCGCTGCGCTTCGATGGCCGCGTCGCCGTCGTGACCGGTGCCGGGCGGGGACTGGGGCGCGCCTACGCACTGCTGCTGGCGCAGCGGGGAGCCGTTGTCGTTGTCAATGACACCGGTGCCGACCTCACCGGTGACGGCATGCACGAAGATCCGGCCGAGCGGGTCGCCGCCGAGATCCGCGATGCGGGCGGTGCCGCGGTGGCCTGCACCGCGTCGGTCGCCACTCCCGACGGCGGTGAGGCCATCATCGGCGCCGCGCTGGAGCGCTACGGGCGGGTCGACGTCCTGATCCACAATGCCGGAAACGTCCGCCGGGCCCCGTTACGCGAGATGAGTTCGGAAGAGTTCGACGCGGTCCTGGACGTGCACCTGCGTGGCGCGTTCCATGTGGTGAGGGCGGCCTTCGGCGCCATGTGTGACGCAGGCTACGGTCGCATAGTGCTGACCTCGTCGATCGGCGGAATCTACGGCAACGCCGACGTGGCCAACTATGCGGCCGCGAAGGCGGGCGTGATCGGGCTGAGCAACGTCGCGGCGCTGGAGGGCGCAGCTCACGGTGTCCGCTGCAACGTGGTGGTCCCGGCGGCGGTGACCCGGATGGCCCAGGGGATCGACACCTCGGCATACCCGCCGATGGAACCCGAACTGGTCGCGCCGGTGGTCGGCTGGCTCGCACACGAATCCTGTTCGGTCACCGGCGAAGTGCTGATCGCCCTGGCCGGGCGGGTGGCCCGGGCCGCGCTGGTCGAGAGCCCTGGCGTGTATCAACCGTCCTGGACGATCGAGGACGTCGACGCGCGGATCGAGGCGATCCGCGACGTCACCGAACCGGTGATATTCCCGGTGGCGCCCGACGGGCACGCCGCACATATCCGGTACAGCTTCGGAGTGGCCCAGAGCGAACAAACCCGGCCGAGTGCCGACGGAATCCAGTAG
- a CDS encoding TauD/TfdA dioxygenase family protein, with the protein MTATTFATRDLTERIGTEVLADKDALLSGVHAGAIRELLERRGVLVFPQIGLTAAEQVAFTETLGTLAPERDGEAVYDVTLDTTVNKQADYLKGSFYWHLDGTMNEVPILASLLSSKVLPAGGGGDTEFCNTYAAYDDLGEDDKDKLASLRAMHSAWNTLLYYDPEPEFAALRQMMAIGECELPVVWTHRSGRRSLILGCTASHIVGMDHRDSAATLVRLRDWATRPQFVYRHQWSVGDLVMWDNTGTMHRALPYAPDSGRMLQRTKLAGEEPFA; encoded by the coding sequence GTGACAGCCACGACATTCGCGACGCGAGATCTCACTGAGCGCATCGGGACCGAAGTGCTGGCCGACAAGGATGCGTTGCTGTCCGGCGTGCACGCCGGTGCCATCCGCGAACTGCTCGAGCGGCGTGGCGTTCTGGTGTTCCCGCAGATCGGGCTGACCGCTGCCGAGCAGGTCGCGTTCACCGAAACCCTCGGCACGCTGGCGCCCGAACGCGACGGCGAGGCGGTCTACGACGTCACGCTCGACACCACGGTGAACAAGCAGGCCGACTACCTCAAGGGGTCGTTCTACTGGCATCTCGACGGCACCATGAACGAGGTGCCGATCTTGGCGTCGCTGTTGTCCAGCAAGGTGTTGCCGGCCGGCGGCGGCGGCGACACCGAATTCTGTAACACCTATGCGGCCTACGACGATCTCGGCGAGGACGACAAGGACAAGCTCGCGTCGCTTCGCGCGATGCACTCGGCGTGGAACACGCTGCTGTACTACGACCCCGAACCCGAGTTCGCGGCGCTGCGCCAGATGATGGCGATCGGGGAGTGCGAGCTACCGGTGGTCTGGACGCACCGCTCCGGCCGCAGATCGTTGATCTTGGGCTGCACCGCCAGCCACATCGTCGGCATGGACCACCGGGACAGCGCCGCTACGTTGGTCCGGTTGCGTGATTGGGCGACCCGGCCGCAGTTCGTCTACCGGCACCAGTGGTCGGTTGGGGACCTGGTGATGTGGGACAACACCGGAACCATGCACCGGGCGTTGCCGTATGCCCCCGACTCGGGCCGGATGCTGCAGCGGACCAAGCTAGCCGGTGAGGAGCCGTTCGCTTGA
- a CDS encoding flavin-containing monooxygenase: MTDCPPTQTPDDFDIEALRRKYAAERAKRVRSDGSSQYLELKDDFVEFAEVDPHTAVTPRDPIDADIEVVVLGGGIAGLLAGAYLKKAGVADVRIIEMAGDFGGVWYWNRFPGIQCDNDAYCYVPLLEELDFIPSKKFADGAEIFQHCQNIGKHFSLYDGAIFSTQVRTTRWDEGIKRWRLTTNRGDDLRARFVVMAQGSYNRPKLPGIAGINDFMKAGGHVFHSARWDYDYTGGDANGGLDKLADKRVALVGTGATGVQLVPHLGRDAKQLYVFQRTPSSVDFRRNEPTDPQWAASLQPGWQAERKRNFHRWSPFEGVVFDAPDMVCDFWTELGRNLTARIGSSPDPMALGVEEIMAMREEEDYKIMERLRRRIDGIVDDPQTAEALKPYYRFMCKRPTSSDTYLPAFNRPNVTLVDVAESKGVEKLTEKGIVAGGVEYEVDCVIFASGFEISTEISRRYAIDAIEGRDGVSLFDHWRDGYQTLHGMTSRGFPNQFHTGFIQGGVSANTTAMFEQQAEHIAYIIAEALNRKATVVEPSQEGQDGWVNTVRELAFDNSAFDLSCTPGYYNNEGRGFGDASRSFLGEVYSPGFYAFDDLLRDWRAAGDLKGLDLQ; the protein is encoded by the coding sequence ATGACGGACTGCCCGCCGACCCAGACTCCGGACGACTTCGACATCGAAGCGCTCCGGCGCAAGTACGCCGCCGAGCGCGCCAAGCGCGTTCGCTCCGACGGCTCGAGTCAGTACCTTGAACTCAAGGATGACTTCGTGGAGTTCGCCGAGGTCGATCCACACACCGCGGTGACTCCGCGTGACCCCATCGATGCCGACATCGAGGTGGTGGTCCTCGGCGGCGGCATCGCCGGACTGCTCGCCGGCGCCTACCTGAAGAAGGCCGGCGTGGCCGACGTGCGGATTATCGAGATGGCTGGCGACTTCGGCGGCGTCTGGTACTGGAATCGGTTCCCCGGAATCCAATGTGACAACGACGCGTACTGCTATGTGCCGCTGCTCGAAGAGCTCGACTTCATCCCGTCCAAGAAGTTCGCCGACGGTGCCGAGATCTTCCAGCACTGCCAGAACATCGGAAAGCACTTCAGTCTCTATGACGGGGCGATCTTCTCGACCCAGGTGCGCACCACCCGCTGGGACGAGGGGATCAAGCGCTGGCGGCTGACGACGAACCGGGGCGACGACCTGCGGGCGCGTTTCGTGGTGATGGCGCAGGGCTCCTACAACCGGCCCAAGCTGCCCGGCATCGCCGGCATCAACGATTTCATGAAGGCGGGCGGCCACGTCTTCCATTCGGCCCGCTGGGATTATGACTACACCGGCGGCGACGCGAACGGTGGCCTGGACAAGCTGGCGGACAAGCGCGTGGCTCTGGTGGGTACCGGGGCGACTGGTGTGCAGCTGGTCCCGCACCTGGGACGGGACGCCAAGCAGCTCTACGTTTTTCAGCGCACCCCGTCGTCGGTCGACTTCCGCCGAAACGAGCCCACCGATCCGCAGTGGGCCGCGTCGCTGCAACCGGGCTGGCAGGCCGAACGCAAGCGGAATTTTCACCGCTGGTCACCGTTCGAAGGCGTGGTGTTCGACGCCCCCGATATGGTGTGCGACTTCTGGACCGAGTTGGGCCGCAACCTGACCGCTCGCATCGGTTCCAGCCCCGACCCGATGGCTCTCGGCGTCGAGGAGATCATGGCGATGCGGGAGGAGGAGGACTACAAGATCATGGAGCGGCTGCGCCGCCGCATCGACGGTATCGTCGACGATCCGCAGACCGCAGAGGCGCTCAAGCCGTACTACCGGTTCATGTGCAAGCGTCCGACCTCCAGCGACACCTACCTGCCGGCGTTCAATCGGCCCAATGTCACCCTGGTCGACGTAGCCGAATCCAAGGGTGTCGAAAAGCTCACGGAGAAAGGCATTGTCGCGGGCGGCGTCGAGTACGAGGTTGACTGCGTCATCTTCGCCAGTGGTTTCGAGATATCCACGGAGATCAGCCGCCGGTACGCGATCGACGCCATCGAGGGCCGCGATGGGGTATCACTGTTCGACCATTGGCGCGACGGGTATCAAACCCTGCACGGGATGACCAGCCGCGGGTTCCCCAATCAGTTCCACACCGGCTTCATCCAGGGCGGCGTGTCGGCCAACACCACCGCGATGTTCGAGCAGCAGGCCGAGCACATCGCCTACATCATCGCCGAGGCTCTCAACCGGAAGGCGACAGTCGTCGAGCCCAGTCAGGAGGGCCAGGACGGCTGGGTGAACACCGTCCGGGAGTTGGCATTCGACAACTCGGCATTCGACCTATCCTGCACCCCAGGCTATTACAACAACGAGGGTCGCGGATTCGGCGACGCCAGCCGCTCGTTCCTGGGCGAGGTCTACTCACCGGGCTTCTACGCGTTCGATGACCTGCTGCGCGACTGGCGTGCGGCCGGCGATCTGAAAGGCCTGGATCTGCAGTGA
- a CDS encoding aromatic ring-hydroxylating oxygenase subunit alpha, protein MTDPVQGSDDELARPVTIGVEAYTCPNYARAERDKLWRKVWQQVGRVEDLPEVGSYLTYDILDDSIIVVRSGPDEFRAHHNVCMHRGRRLVDTPAGAKNACARTRKSFVCGFHGWTYGLDGACTHIREQDDWQGTLTPANTHLGSVQVDTWGGWLWINMDPDCESLADYLFPAAKILEPFGLENMRYKWRKWLEFDCNWKVAMEAFNETYHVYTTHPEFNKFGEFKGWARVQGKHSNLGYDAPDDLEATKSKIRLGTGADPRVSTAEMQVYTMEETNATTTATLVNAAKRLVDELPEGTPADKVLEHWLASARRDDAARGVIWPTIPPDVLGQAGTAWQIFPNFQIGQGLTSALCYSARPHPSYSPDKCIFEVSVFELFPKGEEPQTQWEYTPVGDPGWRSVLPQDFSNMAAVQQGMKSLGYPGAKPNPYRERAIVNLHHQLSKYMSAGAPQEIPTGIDR, encoded by the coding sequence ATGACCGATCCGGTCCAGGGTTCCGACGACGAACTCGCACGCCCGGTCACGATCGGCGTCGAGGCCTACACGTGCCCCAACTACGCCCGCGCCGAGCGAGACAAGTTGTGGCGCAAGGTATGGCAGCAGGTCGGGCGGGTCGAAGATCTGCCGGAGGTGGGCAGTTACCTCACCTACGACATCCTCGACGACTCGATCATCGTCGTCCGCAGCGGACCCGACGAGTTTCGGGCGCACCACAACGTCTGCATGCACCGTGGCCGCCGACTGGTCGACACCCCCGCCGGGGCGAAGAACGCCTGCGCGCGCACCCGCAAGTCGTTCGTCTGCGGTTTCCATGGCTGGACTTACGGGCTCGACGGAGCCTGCACTCACATTCGCGAACAGGATGACTGGCAAGGCACTCTGACGCCCGCGAACACCCATCTGGGCTCCGTGCAGGTCGATACCTGGGGCGGCTGGCTCTGGATCAACATGGACCCCGACTGCGAATCGCTGGCCGACTACCTATTCCCGGCCGCGAAGATCCTCGAACCGTTCGGCCTGGAGAACATGCGCTACAAGTGGCGCAAATGGCTGGAGTTCGACTGCAATTGGAAGGTCGCCATGGAGGCCTTCAACGAGACCTACCACGTCTACACAACCCATCCGGAGTTCAACAAGTTCGGTGAGTTCAAGGGCTGGGCGCGGGTGCAGGGCAAGCACAGCAACCTCGGCTACGACGCTCCCGACGATCTGGAGGCGACAAAGTCGAAGATCCGGCTGGGGACCGGCGCCGATCCGCGGGTGTCGACCGCGGAGATGCAGGTCTACACCATGGAGGAGACCAACGCCACCACCACTGCAACGTTGGTGAACGCCGCCAAGCGGCTGGTCGACGAGCTGCCCGAGGGCACTCCGGCCGACAAGGTCCTCGAGCACTGGCTCGCATCGGCGCGCCGCGACGACGCGGCCCGCGGGGTCATCTGGCCGACGATTCCTCCCGACGTGCTCGGGCAGGCGGGCACCGCCTGGCAGATCTTCCCGAACTTCCAGATCGGTCAGGGACTGACCAGTGCCCTGTGCTACAGCGCTCGGCCGCACCCCAGCTACAGCCCCGACAAGTGCATCTTCGAAGTCTCAGTGTTCGAGCTCTTTCCCAAAGGTGAAGAGCCGCAAACCCAATGGGAGTACACCCCGGTGGGGGACCCGGGCTGGCGCTCGGTTCTCCCGCAGGACTTCTCCAACATGGCAGCGGTGCAGCAGGGAATGAAATCCCTCGGCTATCCCGGCGCCAAGCCCAACCCTTACCGGGAGCGCGCCATCGTCAATCTGCACCACCAGTTGTCGAAGTACATGAGCGCCGGTGCGCCTCAAGAAATCCCGACAGGAATCGATCGATGA
- a CDS encoding SDR family NAD(P)-dependent oxidoreductase, giving the protein MADHCTPPSLLSDFNPLDLRGRIVVVSGAGGGGIGTTITAMAAQAGATVVAVSRSQENLHEHIAPLADRGLSVIPVAADASTDEGVATVLEAAQRADGQLYGLVNVAGGAEPATWMPSTRVVRADWRKIFTHNLETAFFMSRAVAAALVAQQRPGSIVSISSISGMNTAPFHIAYGTAKAAIVAMTRTMAVELAAAGIRVNAVAPGVTNTAASATYTDSDPDRDLQAIAMGRRGQPEEQAGPILFLLSDLASYITGQTLLVDGGLNLKWSHLDADNTSLFLKDNTFRAAIRRM; this is encoded by the coding sequence ATGGCGGATCACTGCACTCCTCCCAGCCTGTTGAGCGACTTCAATCCCCTGGACCTTCGCGGCCGGATCGTGGTGGTGTCGGGCGCCGGCGGTGGCGGAATCGGCACGACGATCACCGCGATGGCCGCGCAGGCTGGGGCCACCGTGGTCGCGGTGAGCCGCTCGCAGGAAAACCTCCACGAGCACATCGCGCCGCTGGCCGACCGGGGTCTGTCGGTGATACCCGTGGCCGCCGACGCGTCCACCGACGAGGGTGTCGCCACGGTGCTCGAAGCCGCGCAGCGTGCCGACGGGCAGCTCTACGGGCTTGTCAACGTTGCCGGTGGTGCGGAGCCGGCGACCTGGATGCCGTCCACCAGAGTGGTGCGTGCCGACTGGCGAAAGATCTTCACGCACAACCTGGAGACCGCCTTTTTCATGAGCCGTGCGGTCGCGGCCGCACTGGTGGCGCAGCAGCGGCCGGGCTCGATCGTGTCGATCTCCTCCATCAGCGGGATGAACACCGCGCCGTTCCATATCGCTTACGGCACAGCGAAAGCGGCGATCGTCGCGATGACCCGCACCATGGCAGTCGAGTTGGCAGCGGCCGGGATTCGGGTCAACGCGGTGGCTCCGGGCGTCACCAACACAGCAGCCTCGGCCACCTACACCGACTCCGATCCCGATCGCGACCTGCAGGCGATCGCCATGGGGCGCCGCGGGCAACCCGAGGAACAGGCCGGTCCGATCCTGTTTCTGCTCTCCGATCTGGCCAGCTACATCACCGGGCAGACCTTGCTGGTCGACGGCGGGCTCAACCTCAAATGGAGTCACCTCGACGCCGACAACACCTCGCTGTTCCTCAAGGACAACACCTTCCGTGCTGCGATAAGGAGGATGTGA
- a CDS encoding TetR/AcrR family transcriptional regulator, with product MSSSQRRGRWSGVPLAERQALRRDEFLAVGVQLLGDARGPTLTIRSVCRAAALTERYFYESFADRDEFVREVYDDVCTRALAAMLSARNPREGVECFITLMVDDPARGRVLLLAPEREPILASAGAKWMPDFIVMLQRTLTRIGDAAVQQMVATGLIGAMTTLFAAYLNGKLEASRAQFIDFCVEMLLTAQIVR from the coding sequence TTGTCTTCCAGTCAACGCCGGGGCCGCTGGTCCGGGGTCCCACTGGCAGAGCGCCAAGCCTTGCGCCGAGACGAATTCCTCGCCGTCGGCGTGCAGTTGCTCGGAGACGCACGCGGACCCACGCTGACTATCCGGTCGGTCTGTCGCGCGGCCGCGCTGACCGAGCGCTACTTCTACGAGAGCTTCGCCGATCGTGACGAGTTTGTCCGCGAGGTGTACGACGACGTGTGCACGCGGGCGCTGGCGGCGATGCTTTCGGCCCGCAATCCCCGCGAAGGCGTGGAATGCTTCATCACCCTGATGGTCGACGACCCGGCTCGCGGCCGGGTGCTGCTGCTGGCCCCGGAGCGGGAGCCGATCCTGGCCAGCGCCGGCGCCAAATGGATGCCGGACTTCATCGTGATGCTGCAACGCACCCTTACTCGCATCGGCGACGCGGCGGTCCAGCAGATGGTGGCGACCGGACTGATCGGCGCGATGACCACCCTGTTCGCTGCCTACCTGAACGGCAAACTCGAGGCCAGCCGCGCCCAATTCATCGACTTTTGCGTCGAGATGCTGCTCACTGCACAGATCGTGCGCTAG
- a CDS encoding acyl-ACP desaturase — MAREWTDLELLHELQPVVEKLIDRHFTMAKDWNPHDYIPWSEGKNYYALGGQDWHPEQSKLSEVARTAMVQNLLTEDNLPSYHREIAMNFTMDGPWGTWVNRWTAEENRHGIALRDYLVVTRNCDPIELETLRMETVNRGFSPGQNHQVSGDLFAESLFDSVIYVSFQELATRISHRNTGQACNDPIADQLLARISHDENLHMIFYRDISAVGFDIAPEQAMASLHRVLANFQMPGFVVPEFRRKAVIIAVGGVYDPMIHRDDVVMPVLKKWGILERSFSGEAARYQEGIAKIVAELDETCEKFELAKQRRLEREAKMAEKRAAKKVLEPSAP, encoded by the coding sequence ATGGCACGGGAATGGACCGACCTGGAGTTGCTGCACGAACTCCAGCCCGTCGTAGAGAAACTCATCGACCGACACTTCACCATGGCCAAGGACTGGAACCCCCACGACTACATCCCCTGGTCCGAAGGCAAGAACTACTACGCGCTCGGCGGGCAGGACTGGCACCCCGAGCAGTCGAAGCTGTCCGAGGTCGCCCGGACCGCAATGGTGCAGAACCTGCTGACCGAGGACAACCTGCCCTCGTATCACCGCGAGATCGCGATGAACTTCACCATGGACGGCCCATGGGGCACCTGGGTCAACCGCTGGACCGCCGAGGAGAACCGCCACGGCATCGCGCTGCGCGACTACCTGGTGGTCACCCGCAACTGCGACCCCATCGAACTGGAAACGCTGCGGATGGAGACCGTCAACCGCGGTTTCAGCCCGGGCCAGAACCACCAGGTCTCCGGCGACCTGTTCGCTGAGAGCCTGTTCGACTCGGTCATCTATGTCAGCTTCCAGGAGCTGGCAACGCGGATCTCGCACCGCAACACCGGCCAGGCCTGCAACGACCCCATCGCCGACCAGCTGCTGGCGCGGATCTCGCACGACGAGAACCTGCACATGATCTTCTACCGCGACATCAGCGCTGTCGGTTTCGACATCGCGCCGGAACAGGCGATGGCCTCGCTGCACCGGGTGCTGGCCAACTTCCAGATGCCCGGGTTCGTCGTACCGGAGTTCCGCCGCAAAGCCGTGATCATCGCGGTCGGTGGCGTCTACGACCCGATGATCCACCGCGACGACGTGGTGATGCCGGTGCTGAAGAAGTGGGGCATCCTCGAGCGGAGTTTCAGCGGCGAAGCGGCCCGCTACCAGGAGGGGATCGCCAAGATCGTCGCCGAGCTGGACGAGACGTGCGAGAAGTTCGAGCTGGCCAAGCAACGCCGGCTCGAGCGGGAGGCCAAGATGGCCGAGAAGCGCGCCGCCAAGAAGGTGTTGGAGCCATCAGCGCCGTAG